The following are from one region of the Cyanobium gracile PCC 6307 genome:
- a CDS encoding nucleotidyltransferase domain-containing protein, with amino-acid sequence MISRAPLASAQAIGLPESAVAAIQRVFAGSPEVEAAILYGSRALGRHRPASDIDLTLTGHAISNATLARIDADLDDLLLPWVIDLSACAAIGHPALLAHIEMVSRPSRVVNMLDAKTHLSRLVEAIETGAEAEVVIARNGRPMARLTSLQTPQRPRRLGLACGQLVAPESIDAANPLIADLFEQG; translated from the coding sequence ATGATCAGCCGTGCCCCGCTGGCGTCAGCCCAGGCCATCGGCCTGCCGGAGTCGGCCGTGGCGGCCATCCAGAGGGTGTTTGCCGGTTCCCCCGAGGTGGAGGCCGCGATCCTCTACGGCTCCAGAGCCCTTGGCCGCCACCGCCCGGCCTCCGACATCGATCTCACCCTGACGGGTCACGCCATCAGCAACGCCACCCTGGCCCGCATCGATGCCGATCTCGATGATCTGCTCCTGCCCTGGGTGATTGATCTTTCCGCATGCGCCGCCATCGGCCATCCCGCCCTTCTGGCCCACATCGAAATGGTGTCCCGTCCCAGCCGGGTGGTGAACATGCTCGACGCCAAGACCCACCTCTCGCGCCTGGTGGAGGCGATCGAAACCGGCGCCGAGGCCGAGGTGGTGATCGCCCGCAACGGCCGGCCCATGGCGCGGCTCACCAGCCTGCAGACCCCGCAGCGCCCCCGCCGGCTGGGCCTCGCCTGCGGACAGCTCGTGGCGCCCGAGTCCATCGATGCGGCCAACCCCCTGATCGCCGATCTGTTCGAGCAGGGCTGA
- a CDS encoding AAA family ATPase, which translates to MATRNGSEPYSIAKLSDGERNAILIAANVLTVPAGTLLLIDEPERHLHRSIVSPLLSLLLKEKPECAFIVSTHEPLLPIDNPGSKVLLTRSCVYEGDTVGAYDIDLLENCTIIDDDLKRTILGERRKIVFVEGNEHSLDKPLYSLLFPNASIVAKGSCREVEDAVVGITNTSELNWVKPFGLVDNDSSQPERIADLQAKGVIPLNVYSVESIYYHPEVQRLVGDKLASVVGGDLGEKLEKAKADAIKAISENAKHLSVRIAEKSARAQVFSLLPKKGEVAAGGKRTAEIDFAKCAQDEEARFQVLVSASDLVGVLQRYPIRESAALDAIAKALSFANRTQYEAAVQNALVHDAAAVSLVLGLLGSFPAELIA; encoded by the coding sequence ATGGCGACTAGGAATGGCAGTGAGCCATATAGCATCGCCAAACTATCCGATGGAGAACGAAATGCAATCCTCATTGCCGCCAACGTGTTGACGGTTCCAGCGGGAACACTTCTCCTTATTGATGAGCCGGAGCGGCACTTACATCGTTCAATCGTGTCTCCGCTTTTGTCACTGCTACTTAAGGAAAAGCCAGAATGTGCATTCATCGTATCTACACACGAGCCACTGCTCCCAATCGACAATCCTGGCTCAAAGGTATTGTTGACGCGCTCCTGCGTTTACGAGGGAGACACGGTTGGTGCTTACGATATCGATTTGCTGGAAAACTGCACAATAATCGATGACGATCTGAAGCGAACTATCTTGGGTGAACGTCGAAAGATCGTATTTGTCGAGGGTAACGAGCACAGCCTTGACAAGCCTCTTTACAGCTTGCTTTTCCCGAATGCGTCGATCGTAGCCAAGGGTAGCTGTCGTGAGGTTGAGGATGCGGTTGTTGGCATCACAAACACAAGTGAACTTAACTGGGTAAAGCCGTTCGGTCTTGTTGATAACGACTCTTCACAGCCAGAGCGAATCGCCGACTTGCAGGCCAAGGGCGTGATTCCACTTAACGTATATTCTGTTGAATCTATCTACTATCATCCCGAAGTTCAGAGACTGGTAGGCGATAAACTCGCGTCTGTGGTAGGAGGCGATTTGGGAGAAAAGCTTGAGAAGGCAAAAGCCGATGCCATCAAAGCAATTAGTGAAAACGCCAAGCATCTCAGCGTAAGGATCGCAGAAAAATCAGCGCGTGCGCAGGTCTTTTCACTTCTGCCAAAGAAGGGAGAGGTAGCAGCAGGGGGTAAACGTACCGCAGAAATCGACTTTGCGAAGTGTGCTCAAGATGAAGAGGCGCGTTTTCAGGTATTAGTCAGTGCATCGGATTTGGTCGGGGTGCTGCAGAGGTATCCCATTCGAGAATCTGCAGCGCTTGACGCCATTGCCAAGGCTCTCAGCTTTGCGAATCGAACTCAATATGAAGCTGCTGTTCAGAATGCGTTGGTGCATGATGCAGCTGCTGTGAGTCTTGTCCTAGGCTTGCTTGGTTCCTTCCCGGCTGAACTAATCGCATAG
- a CDS encoding DUF429 domain-containing protein — protein MPSERPDRPFSHGLFTTVGIDVGGPRKGFHAVALTDGAYAAHLATTDAQELAHWCRSLVQARVIAIDAPCRWSRDGRARPCERELRQQGIICFASPTRQAAVAHPSGYYDWMLRGEALYRALEPSHPLCTALPIGAGPCCFETFPHAITWHRRGGQALASKKRTQRRELLQQAGIDLAPLTSIDWIDAALCALTAHHAASGGTCVHYGEPETGWIVVPH, from the coding sequence TTGCCCAGCGAACGGCCTGATCGGCCATTCAGCCATGGCCTGTTCACCACCGTGGGCATCGACGTCGGCGGCCCCCGCAAGGGCTTCCATGCCGTCGCCCTCACCGATGGTGCCTATGCCGCCCATTTGGCCACCACCGATGCGCAGGAACTCGCCCACTGGTGCCGCTCCCTGGTGCAGGCCCGCGTGATCGCGATCGATGCCCCCTGCCGCTGGAGCCGCGATGGCCGCGCCCGACCTTGCGAACGGGAGCTGAGGCAGCAGGGGATCATCTGCTTCGCCTCGCCCACCCGCCAGGCCGCCGTCGCTCACCCCAGCGGCTACTACGACTGGATGCTGCGCGGCGAAGCGCTCTATCGGGCCCTCGAACCCAGCCATCCGCTGTGCACCGCTCTGCCGATCGGCGCTGGTCCCTGCTGCTTCGAAACCTTCCCCCACGCCATCACCTGGCACCGGCGCGGCGGCCAGGCCCTGGCCTCCAAGAAGCGCACGCAGCGCCGGGAGTTGCTGCAGCAGGCGGGGATCGACCTGGCGCCGCTCACCAGCATCGACTGGATCGACGCCGCCCTCTGCGCCCTGACCGCCCACCACGCCGCCAGCGGTGGCACCTGCGTGCACTACGGCGAACCGGAGACCGGCTGGATCGTGGTGCCTCACTGA
- a CDS encoding MFS transporter codes for MDQVNAAAQRPGEAPPANPDRWWTLAAVECGNFVVYMDGFIVTLALPAMARQFGVGLPVLKWVIVAYLLTVTVTLLPAGRLADIWGRRRIVVIGMGVLVVTSVLCALAPTVEILIGFRVLQGVGGGLVLANVMAEITAVFPKQERRKAMAVNASILALAQVTGLVLGGLLIGQFGWRSLFLVILTVSLAGLILSLWILKARPRSQDRTAMDWTGAVLAVVATSAPFLVIEQLSQDGLNPASVAILMGGAAALALFVGVEQRLAKPLLTLSLFRSRAFSFGSVAAAFYFVAAVACYFLLPLYAQLVLGRTPVMSGVLIVPLSLVLTATSLTVSSLGDRVGARTLSTAGMLCVSAGLVGLSWLGADAAVASIIWPLVLLGMGGGLFHPPNNSATLNTVPAQHLSVANGFLSMARNFGQAIGTALAASLLAHGLGAAGADATLAGEVGARLGGSQLEAFLGAQQLAFRLAAALGLVGALISVSRGAEAPAAQ; via the coding sequence ATGGACCAAGTCAACGCAGCCGCCCAGCGTCCGGGCGAAGCACCACCGGCCAATCCCGACCGCTGGTGGACCCTGGCCGCCGTGGAATGCGGCAACTTCGTGGTTTACATGGACGGGTTCATCGTCACCCTCGCCCTGCCGGCGATGGCGCGTCAGTTCGGCGTCGGGCTGCCGGTTCTGAAGTGGGTGATCGTCGCCTACCTGCTCACCGTGACGGTCACCCTGCTGCCGGCCGGACGCCTGGCCGACATCTGGGGACGCCGGCGCATCGTCGTCATCGGCATGGGCGTCCTCGTCGTCACGTCGGTCCTGTGCGCGCTGGCGCCGACAGTGGAGATCCTGATCGGCTTCCGCGTTCTCCAGGGCGTGGGCGGCGGCCTGGTGCTGGCCAACGTGATGGCCGAGATCACCGCCGTCTTCCCGAAGCAGGAGCGGCGCAAGGCCATGGCCGTCAATGCTTCGATCCTGGCGCTGGCCCAGGTCACGGGGCTGGTGCTCGGCGGCCTGCTGATCGGCCAGTTCGGCTGGCGCTCCCTGTTTCTGGTGATCCTGACGGTGAGCCTGGCCGGACTGATCCTCAGCCTCTGGATCCTCAAGGCGCGCCCCCGCAGCCAGGACCGCACCGCCATGGACTGGACGGGGGCCGTGCTGGCGGTGGTGGCCACCAGCGCTCCCTTCCTGGTGATCGAGCAGCTTTCCCAGGACGGGCTGAACCCGGCCAGCGTGGCGATCCTGATGGGCGGCGCGGCGGCTCTGGCCCTGTTCGTGGGGGTGGAGCAGCGCCTGGCGAAACCGCTGCTGACCCTCAGCCTGTTCCGCTCGCGGGCCTTCAGCTTCGGCTCGGTGGCCGCCGCCTTCTACTTCGTCGCCGCGGTGGCCTGCTACTTCCTGCTGCCGTTGTACGCGCAGCTGGTGCTGGGCCGCACGCCGGTGATGTCGGGTGTGCTGATCGTGCCGCTCTCGCTGGTGCTCACCGCCACGAGCCTGACGGTGAGCAGCCTGGGGGACCGGGTGGGGGCGCGGACCCTGAGCACGGCCGGCATGCTCTGCGTCAGTGCGGGGCTGGTGGGCCTGTCCTGGCTGGGTGCGGACGCTGCCGTGGCCAGCATCATCTGGCCGCTGGTGCTGCTGGGCATGGGCGGCGGCCTGTTCCATCCCCCCAACAACAGCGCCACGCTCAACACGGTGCCGGCACAGCACCTCAGTGTGGCCAACGGGTTCCTGTCGATGGCGCGCAATTTCGGCCAGGCGATCGGGACGGCCCTGGCGGCCTCCCTGCTCGCTCACGGCCTCGGCGCCGCCGGGGCCGACGCCACCCTGGCCGGGGAGGTGGGAGCGCGGCTGGGAGGGTCCCAGCTGGAGGCCTTTCTGGGGGCCCAGCAGCTGGCGTTTCGCCTGGCGGCCGCCCTCGGCCTGGTGGGGGCGCTGATCTCCGTTTCCCGCGGAGCCGAGGCCCCGGCGGCTCAGTGA
- a CDS encoding IS91 family transposase, with protein sequence MLLLSHLVARYQGELERRHGHQLLPSHRQALQAMGRCRQSGSDVMRLQCSDCEHSIRIPHSCGHRSCPHCQHHESQQWIERQRAKLLPVEYFLITFTVPAELRQIFWQQQRLAYDLLLKTAWETIDSFARRDPKLRGKIGAHAVLHTHNRRLEYHPHVHLIVPAGAINVQKRQWRDKVAGYLFPAGNLARVFRAKWYEGMRRLGLRLKTPLPREWIVNCKSVGRGEKALVYLGRYLYRGVLPEKNIIADHEGKVSFCYQDNKGTRQVRTLPGGEFLWLLLRHVLPRRFRRVRDYGLLHGNAKRLIQGVQLLLRVELPIPELPREKAPMLCPLCQGQMRIIALRERGMTPLLC encoded by the coding sequence ATGCTTCTCCTCTCCCATCTGGTGGCGCGCTATCAGGGTGAGCTGGAGCGCCGCCATGGCCATCAGCTGCTGCCAAGCCACCGCCAGGCCCTGCAGGCGATGGGACGTTGCCGCCAGAGCGGCAGTGACGTCATGCGGCTGCAATGCTCCGATTGTGAGCACAGCATCCGCATCCCCCATTCCTGTGGACACCGCAGTTGCCCACACTGCCAACATCATGAAAGTCAACAGTGGATCGAACGACAACGGGCCAAGCTGCTGCCAGTGGAGTACTTCCTGATCACCTTCACCGTGCCTGCAGAACTCAGGCAGATCTTCTGGCAGCAGCAACGATTGGCCTATGATCTACTGCTGAAAACAGCCTGGGAAACGATCGATTCCTTTGCCCGCCGTGATCCGAAACTGAGAGGGAAGATTGGCGCCCATGCCGTTCTGCACACCCACAACCGGCGGCTTGAGTACCATCCCCACGTGCATCTGATTGTGCCCGCAGGTGCGATCAACGTGCAGAAACGGCAGTGGAGGGACAAAGTGGCAGGGTACCTGTTCCCGGCCGGCAACCTGGCGAGGGTGTTCCGCGCCAAATGGTACGAGGGGATGCGCCGTCTGGGCTTGCGGCTCAAGACTCCACTGCCAAGAGAGTGGATTGTGAACTGCAAATCGGTGGGCAGGGGCGAAAAGGCCTTGGTGTATCTGGGGCGCTACCTCTACCGTGGAGTATTGCCGGAGAAGAACATCATTGCCGACCATGAGGGCAAAGTCAGCTTCTGCTATCAGGACAACAAGGGAACGCGCCAGGTTCGCACACTACCGGGCGGAGAGTTTCTGTGGCTGCTGCTGCGGCATGTCCTGCCGAGACGCTTCCGGCGTGTACGGGATTACGGCCTGCTGCATGGCAATGCCAAACGACTGATCCAAGGGGTGCAATTGCTGCTCAGGGTGGAATTGCCGATTCCAGAGCTTCCCCGCGAGAAAGCGCCTATGCTCTGCCCCCTGTGCCAGGGACAGATGCGCATCATCGCACTGCGAGAACGAGGGATGACGCCGCTGCTGTGCTGA
- a CDS encoding class I SAM-dependent methyltransferase: MTHSAIAAAYDQLAPRWQDDKFSTVDGVSQHQRALAFLGPVDCGWSLSVGCGCNTRFNSLLRERGLLLEGIDLSHRMIALAQDADPSVVLHHVDVCDWSPPRMYRFISAWDSLWHVNLQRQRAVMLKLMEALEIGGIFLFTAGGLDGPGEHFDATMGPDVYYATLGIPGLLEVLKDGRCVCRHLEFDQFPEPHLAVIAQRTA, translated from the coding sequence ATGACCCATTCAGCCATTGCCGCGGCCTACGACCAACTCGCACCCCGGTGGCAGGATGATAAGTTCAGCACTGTCGATGGCGTAAGCCAGCATCAACGTGCTTTGGCATTTCTCGGTCCAGTCGATTGCGGTTGGTCACTGAGTGTGGGCTGTGGCTGCAACACGAGGTTCAATTCTTTGCTGCGTGAGCGCGGTCTTCTTCTGGAAGGGATCGATCTGTCGCACCGGATGATCGCGCTTGCTCAGGACGCGGACCCATCCGTCGTGTTGCACCATGTGGATGTCTGTGACTGGAGCCCGCCGCGGATGTACCGCTTCATCTCGGCGTGGGACAGTCTCTGGCACGTGAATCTTCAGCGCCAGCGAGCGGTGATGCTCAAGCTCATGGAGGCGCTCGAGATCGGTGGAATCTTTCTGTTCACCGCCGGAGGACTGGACGGGCCAGGCGAGCACTTCGATGCGACGATGGGGCCGGATGTCTACTATGCGACCCTGGGAATTCCTGGTCTTCTCGAGGTCCTCAAGGACGGGCGTTGCGTCTGTCGTCACCTCGAATTCGATCAGTTCCCAGAGCCTCACCTTGCCGTCATTGCCCAGCGAACGGCCTGA
- a CDS encoding transposase encodes MTNPTKTRRRFTAQQKVEAVELCLQEGLSCNAVAQRLGLPSSSLARWVRQARMDRGQAGPRDQGLLSSEERAELSRLRKENRELRREKDFFRLAAAHFAKEQLPPRGFA; translated from the coding sequence ATGACCAACCCAACCAAGACTCGGCGCCGATTCACGGCGCAGCAGAAGGTGGAGGCCGTGGAGCTCTGCCTGCAGGAGGGCCTCTCCTGCAATGCCGTGGCCCAGCGGCTTGGCCTTCCCTCCAGCAGCCTCGCTCGCTGGGTGAGGCAGGCCCGCATGGATCGCGGCCAGGCCGGACCCAGGGACCAGGGCCTGCTCAGCAGTGAGGAGCGCGCTGAACTCAGCCGGCTCCGCAAGGAGAACCGCGAGCTCAGGAGGGAGAAGGATTTTTTCAGGCTGGCGGCAGCGCACTTTGCCAAGGAGCAGCTGCCGCCGAGAGGTTTCGCCTGA
- a CDS encoding endonuclease/exonuclease/phosphatase family protein, translating to MLVNDLPHYLGKNMSSSQVRAVSFNMHSETANIPQFKNLLNGEQIICLQEVGDIQGTRDQYHDYPYVFTATNETTKGRTQHVSIMILSKFPIESYASKIIQIDPGGDEWKRNAQYAVLKVGTSQRIHLFHYHNTYNWHYNNSASERSGFMKFVDWVKECLNVPDFAQTTNLVLAGDFNLWSTDVAPLIQGLNYSYNNFVDYVCGSMALLDRGLYPTNGSISDHDAVWANLEVDNINMDAVVGPEVTIYNLAHSEYLYAADHKPFDDDRRRVFTWRPGGSAGSHGNWRLEPVSDGVVRIFNTYQLEYLYAADYKPFDDDRRHVFTWRPGNPVNQGYWRIDDMGDLGKRIYNLHQGEYLYAADYKPFDNDRRHVFTWRPGNPVNQGYWRIG from the coding sequence ATGCTGGTAAATGACCTGCCGCATTACCTAGGAAAGAACATGTCTTCATCTCAAGTTCGTGCCGTCTCGTTTAACATGCACAGTGAGACAGCCAACATTCCACAATTCAAGAACTTGCTGAACGGCGAGCAAATCATCTGCTTGCAAGAAGTGGGTGATATACAGGGCACCCGTGACCAGTACCACGACTACCCATATGTATTTACAGCTACCAACGAGACGACGAAGGGACGGACTCAACACGTCAGTATTATGATCCTGTCGAAGTTCCCGATTGAGAGTTACGCAAGTAAGATTATCCAGATTGATCCGGGCGGCGACGAGTGGAAAAGAAATGCACAATATGCGGTCTTGAAGGTGGGGACATCGCAAAGGATTCACTTGTTTCATTATCACAATACCTACAATTGGCACTATAACAACTCGGCTTCCGAGCGATCAGGATTCATGAAGTTCGTGGATTGGGTGAAGGAGTGCCTCAATGTGCCCGACTTCGCGCAGACGACGAACCTCGTTCTCGCAGGCGACTTCAACCTCTGGAGCACGGACGTCGCCCCCCTAATCCAGGGGCTGAACTACTCGTACAATAATTTTGTCGATTATGTTTGCGGCTCGATGGCACTGCTAGACAGGGGCTTATACCCAACCAACGGATCAATCTCGGACCACGACGCCGTCTGGGCAAACCTCGAGGTTGACAACATTAACATGGACGCAGTTGTTGGGCCCGAGGTGACTATCTACAACCTCGCTCATTCTGAGTACCTGTACGCAGCGGATCACAAGCCCTTCGATGACGATCGCCGTCGAGTATTTACCTGGCGCCCAGGTGGGTCAGCTGGCTCTCATGGAAACTGGCGACTAGAGCCCGTGTCAGATGGCGTGGTGCGGATCTTCAACACGTACCAGCTTGAGTACCTGTACGCAGCAGACTACAAGCCCTTCGATGACGATCGCCGCCACGTGTTTACCTGGCGCCCGGGCAACCCAGTCAACCAAGGGTATTGGCGAATCGACGACATGGGTGACCTAGGAAAACGAATCTATAATCTGCATCAGGGCGAGTACCTGTACGCAGCGGACTACAAGCCCTTCGATAACGATCGCCGCCACGTGTTTACCTGGCGCCCGGGCAACCCAGTCAACCAAGGGTATTGGCGAATTGGGTAA
- a CDS encoding AAA family ATPase has translation MAANATLHFFCGKAGAGKTTVAQTVARDTRAILISEDIWLARLFGDQMTTFQDYIHFSRKLKTVVGPLVVDLLKSGQSVVLDFQANTKAGRAWFRSLFEEAGADHRLYFVNTPDAECLARIARRNDEQPEGSHQLTEDDFIHISSFFEAPEDSESFAVMMHAT, from the coding sequence ATGGCCGCCAACGCGACACTGCACTTCTTCTGCGGGAAAGCCGGAGCTGGAAAGACGACGGTTGCACAGACTGTGGCGCGGGACACCCGCGCGATTCTGATCTCGGAGGACATCTGGCTGGCCCGCTTGTTCGGAGATCAGATGACGACTTTCCAGGACTACATTCACTTCTCAAGGAAGCTGAAAACTGTGGTGGGCCCTCTCGTGGTGGACCTCCTGAAATCCGGTCAATCCGTGGTGCTTGACTTTCAGGCCAACACCAAGGCCGGGCGCGCCTGGTTCCGTTCGCTCTTCGAGGAGGCAGGGGCGGATCACCGCCTGTATTTTGTGAACACGCCAGATGCAGAGTGCCTGGCGCGGATCGCCAGGCGGAATGACGAGCAACCGGAAGGCTCCCATCAACTGACAGAGGACGACTTCATCCACATCTCCTCATTCTTTGAAGCTCCGGAAGACTCCGAGTCCTTTGCTGTCATGATGCACGCGACGTGA
- a CDS encoding ATP-binding protein, protein MPFSLSIPTVEGALSLTVNVGEMIFILGANGTGKSSLMQAFALASNETTRRIAAHRQTWFRSGSPEFTGRQRAEYEKQMFHHDRQQNARWMDEYSQQRAQMAIYDLVNSENVRAREIARAFDEKDTDKVNSLAAKDGAFSTLNRLLRLANLDISVSVEANDGLPPILRTSRQGSRHDHQTVHR, encoded by the coding sequence ATGCCATTTTCATTATCGATCCCTACCGTCGAAGGGGCGCTTTCACTGACTGTAAATGTAGGGGAGATGATATTTATCCTTGGCGCTAACGGCACCGGCAAATCAAGTCTAATGCAAGCTTTTGCATTAGCTAGCAACGAAACTACTCGACGAATAGCAGCACATCGTCAAACTTGGTTTCGATCTGGATCACCCGAGTTTACTGGTAGGCAGCGTGCAGAATATGAGAAGCAGATGTTTCATCATGATCGGCAGCAGAATGCGCGGTGGATGGACGAGTACTCTCAGCAGCGTGCGCAGATGGCGATCTATGACTTGGTTAACTCTGAGAACGTGCGCGCTCGAGAAATAGCGCGAGCCTTTGATGAAAAAGATACCGATAAGGTCAACAGTCTGGCCGCCAAAGATGGTGCATTTTCAACCTTGAACCGCCTACTACGGCTAGCCAATCTCGATATCTCAGTGTCAGTCGAAGCGAATGATGGGCTTCCCCCGATTCTGAGGACAAGTCGACAAGGGTCACGCCATGACCACCAGACTGTCCATCGATGA
- a CDS encoding type II toxin-antitoxin system VapC family toxin, which yields MRLLLDTHTFLWAITDDPTLGPRSRELITREASAVFLSHVSLWEIAIRHSLARSDMPLSAGEAIAWAEPSGFELLPIDLSHLLALEQLPLHHRDPFDRLLVAQAISGPFTLLSADAAFAAYGGPLQDARA from the coding sequence ATGCGCCTGCTGCTCGATACCCACACCTTTCTCTGGGCCATCACCGATGACCCGACGCTGGGGCCCCGCAGCCGTGAGCTGATCACCAGAGAGGCCAGCGCGGTGTTTCTCAGCCACGTCTCCCTCTGGGAGATCGCCATCAGGCACAGCCTGGCCCGCAGCGACATGCCCCTGTCGGCCGGCGAGGCCATCGCCTGGGCGGAGCCATCCGGCTTTGAGCTCCTCCCCATCGACCTCTCCCATCTGCTGGCACTCGAGCAGCTGCCCCTGCACCACCGCGATCCCTTCGACCGTCTCCTGGTGGCCCAGGCCATCAGCGGCCCCTTCACCCTGCTCAGTGCCGACGCGGCCTTCGCCGCCTACGGCGGCCCGCTGCAGGACGCCCGCGCCTGA
- a CDS encoding gamma-glutamylcyclotransferase family protein, translating to MEHCLNFAYGSNMLTARLRQRVPSARPLGVAVLRAHELKWHKVANDGSGKCAIEAAADSNSLVYGVVYAILLGEKHRLDRAEGLGFGYEEQTKTVELAGQFVDVQAYVATRIDTVILPYSWYRALVVAGAVEHNLPSAYIDGLRRVPVIQDPDQERHAEHMALAAEA from the coding sequence ATGGAGCATTGTCTGAACTTCGCCTACGGCTCCAACATGCTGACAGCCAGGCTGCGTCAGCGAGTTCCTTCCGCACGCCCGCTCGGCGTGGCGGTGCTGCGGGCGCATGAGCTGAAGTGGCATAAGGTCGCCAACGATGGATCGGGCAAGTGCGCCATTGAGGCGGCAGCCGATTCAAACAGTCTCGTTTATGGAGTTGTCTACGCGATTCTTCTTGGTGAGAAGCATCGGCTGGATCGTGCGGAAGGTCTAGGGTTTGGATATGAGGAGCAGACAAAGACCGTCGAACTGGCTGGTCAGTTCGTTGATGTGCAAGCGTATGTTGCCACAAGGATCGATACGGTCATCCTGCCCTATTCGTGGTACCGAGCCCTGGTGGTTGCCGGCGCCGTGGAACACAACCTCCCTTCCGCGTATATCGATGGGCTCAGAAGGGTCCCGGTGATCCAAGACCCTGACCAGGAACGCCATGCCGAACACATGGCTCTTGCTGCCGAGGCCTAA
- a CDS encoding IS3 family transposase: MIDQLADQHSISWLCRQLGVARSGFYAWRQRHEAPGKRAAENARLTAEIQAVFGEHRGFYGSPRIHQELRAAGHPVGRHRVARLMRRADLRARTRKAFRPCSRASSGAAGVAENLLQQDFQPPAPNRCWAGDITYIRTSAGWRYLAVWIDLFSRRVVGWTLNQRMDAALVIEALNRALGHRQVEPEQLLIHTDQGSQYRASDYRDRLAKHGILCSMSAKGCCWDNAVVESFFSTLKLELDLDDDRAVLISPQQLQRDLAFWIEGYYNRERRHSTVGYLSPIDYEQRFIAASTLTFVTP, encoded by the coding sequence CTGATCGACCAGCTCGCTGATCAGCATTCCATCTCCTGGCTGTGCCGGCAACTGGGCGTGGCCCGCAGTGGGTTCTACGCCTGGCGGCAGCGGCACGAGGCGCCGGGAAAGCGAGCGGCTGAGAACGCCCGACTCACCGCTGAGATCCAGGCGGTGTTCGGCGAGCACCGGGGCTTCTACGGCTCGCCTCGGATCCACCAGGAACTGCGCGCAGCCGGCCACCCGGTGGGACGCCACCGTGTCGCTCGGCTCATGCGTCGTGCCGATCTGCGGGCCAGGACCCGAAAGGCGTTCCGGCCCTGCAGCAGGGCCAGCAGCGGAGCCGCTGGGGTGGCGGAGAACCTGCTGCAGCAGGACTTCCAGCCCCCGGCCCCGAACCGCTGCTGGGCCGGCGACATCACCTACATCCGCACCAGCGCCGGCTGGCGATACCTGGCGGTGTGGATCGATCTGTTCAGTCGCCGTGTGGTGGGTTGGACGCTGAATCAACGCATGGATGCCGCCCTGGTGATCGAGGCCCTCAACCGGGCCCTCGGCCACCGGCAGGTGGAGCCGGAGCAGCTGCTGATCCACACGGATCAGGGCAGCCAGTACCGGGCCAGCGACTACCGCGACCGGCTGGCCAAACACGGGATCCTCTGCAGCATGTCCGCCAAGGGATGCTGCTGGGACAACGCGGTGGTGGAGAGCTTCTTCTCCACCCTCAAATTGGAACTGGACCTCGATGACGATCGGGCAGTCCTAATTTCACCGCAGCAGCTGCAGCGCGATCTGGCCTTCTGGATCGAGGGCTACTACAACCGCGAGCGCCGCCATTCAACGGTCGGTTACCTGAGCCCGATCGACTACGAGCAGCGGTTCATCGCTGCATCTACACTCACCTTTGTGACCCCCTGA